The Clupea harengus chromosome 6, Ch_v2.0.2, whole genome shotgun sequence genome contains a region encoding:
- the minar1 gene encoding major intrinsically disordered Notch2-binding receptor 1 yields MDAVPEYSLFLVRILEELDTKYTSVSYQDLCKSLCARFDLVHLAKLRSLLFYTACLDPSFPATLFRDKMRCSVEDHQSKKLMVAADIVTMFNLIQMNGGIAKDRLPMGRRPKFHKNQSFESCRSDTEVYKYADCDKAYEFLDVRGHPISRNSPGSKSDCNNCQPFIPTSDPNFLLGVNKDLKCRAASLDKLQHLPQYSSGSPPPCEMQSTYFPMDTDSESTTDQDSLQMNTGMKEVFISNAEPFTVHSCVQKRNIFKEDFHNLVAFSPHVIKNEVKAGLKPHRDHHSRDYHKPPTFFNHSFELPYSNPYFEPVSSPAPEKKRVKHESLDDLQASTYFGPTTVSECVNTKRTTAGKQGRQPHWPVKSLSLNTEEGPDFERSFLSSKQPKDNHRHNINSIDNDHKPYQCAKEKSTASPLGFPKKSNGPKTKDMASMACVPNGDKRDGAKRHKDKSVNCASFQAGNVDSGLSVGTQTEQSEQRKLKDYSSHCKYADRQSFKHSDEDSEIVSDDISDIFRFLDDMSVCESLGVVQSSCYNSNGSLSQVTKSDGDSSPERNTIKLAKSGLKLDRLFQSLESSDDELKASVCKLVLRIGEIEKKLESLSGVRGEISQVLSKLTKLDEKIQEPDANGKPGESGQADQMHLDANLSPHVFQCHTTGHNVKVDSNQEWCCPEAGGSDSLRVKALKKSLFTRRSSRSLNEENSATESKVASITNSPRDWRTVSYSSHPGEEGKDKDRESKDRHRKAKETDRQYEIQSAHRSSKPPKDSYLVEQVFSPHHFSPSVKSHKGSPLYTDLRLTHLSEAKRSQPSWTIEEYKRNSGEKGKLAALDLQTQESLNPNNLEYWMEDIYTPGYDSLLKRKEAEFRRAKACKIGALIAAAACTVILVIVVPICTMKT; encoded by the exons ATGGATGCAGTGCCGGAGTATTCCCTTTTTCTAGTGAGAATTTTGGAGGAGCTGGACACCAAGTACACCAGTGTATCTTACCAGGACCTCTGTAAGTCTCTATGTGCTCGGTTTGACCTGGTCCACCTTGCCAAGCTGCGGAGTCTGCTGTTCTACACAGCATGCCTGGACCCAAGTTTCCCTGCCACTTTGTTTCGAGACAAGATGCGATGCTCAGTGGAAGATCACCAGTCCAAAAAACTCATGGTGGCCGCTGACATTGTCACCATGTTTAACCTGATTCAGATGAATGGGGGCATTGCTAAAGACAGGTTGCCCATGGGACGCAGGCCAAAGTTCCATAAGAATCAGTCCTTCGAGTCTTGCCGCTCCGATACCGAGGTCTACAAGTATGCTGACTGCGACAAAGCGTATGAGTTCTTGGACGTCAGAGGTCATCCTATTAGCCGTAACTCCCCCGGCTCGAAATCAGACTGTAACAACTGTCAGCCGTTCATACCGACCTCCGACCCCAACTTCCTCCTGGGAGTCAACAAGGATTTGAAATGTAGAGCAGCCTCATTGGATAAGCTCCAGCACCTTCCCCAGTACTCCAGCGGCAGCCCTCCTCCATGTGAAATGCAGAGCACATATTTCCCAATGGATACAGACAGTGAGTCAACGACAGACCAGGACTCCCTGCAAATGAATACGGGGATGAAGGAAGTGTTCATATCCAACGCCGAGCCGTTCACGGTGCACTCGTGCGTGCAAAAAAGGAACATTTTCAAGGAGGACTTTCACAACCTGGTGGCCTTTTCCCCCCACGTGATTAAGAACGAGGTGAAGGCGGGCCTCAAACCCCACAGAGACCACCACAGCAGGGACTACCACAAGCCCCCCACCTTCTTCAACCACAGCTTTGAGCTGCCGTACAGCAACCCCTACTTTGAGCCAGTCAGCTCCCCAGCTCCAGAGAAGAAGAGGGTGAAGCACGAGAGCCTGGACGACCTGCAGGCGTCCACGTACTTTGGGCCGACCACGGTCTCGGAGTGCGTGAACACAAAGCGAACCACGGCAGGGAAGCAGGGCAGGCAGCCCCACTGGCCGGTCAAGAGCCTCAGTCTGAACACTGAGGAGGGGCCTGATTTCGAGAGGTCTTTTCTGAGCAGCAAGCAGCCAAAAGACAATCATCGTCATAACATCAACAGCATAGACAATGACCATAAACCATATCAGTGTGCCAAAGAGAAGTCCACTGCCTCTCCTTTAGGGTTTCCAAAGAAGTCCAATGGACCTAAAACAAAGGACATGGCCTCCATGGCTTGCGTCCCAAACGGGGATAAAAGAGATGGTGCAAaaaggcacaaagacaaaagTGTAAACTGTGCGTCTTTTCAAGCTGGTAATGTCGATAGCGGACTTAGTGTTGGGACACAAACGGAACAATCGGAGCAAAGAAAGCTTAAGGACTATTCTAGCCACTGCAAATATGCTGACAGGCAGTCATTCAAGCACTCTGACGAGGATTCTGAGATCGTCAGCGATGACATCAGTGACATATTCCGCTTTCTGGATGACATGAGCGTGTGTGAATCCCTGGGTGTGGTCCAGTCATCATGCTACAACAGCAATGGTTCCCTCTCTCAGGTGACCAAGTCTGATGGCGACAGCTCACCCGAGCGGAACACCATAAAGCTGGCCAAGTCGGGGCTAAAACTGGACCGCTTGTTCCAGTCGCTGGAGAGCTCGGACGACGAGCTCAAGGCTAGCGTGTGCAAACTGGTTCTCCGGATCGGGGAGATCGAGAAGAAGCTGGAGTCCCTCTCCGGGGTGCGCGGAGAGATCTCGCAGGTCCTCTCCAAGCTCACCAAGCTAGACGAGAAGATCCAAGAGCCCGATGCTAACGGGAAGCCAGGCGAGTCAGGCCAGGCGGACCAGATGCACCTGGACGCCAACCTGTCACCGCACGTGTTCCAGTGCCACACCACCGGGCACAACGTCAAGGTGGACAGCAACCAGGAGTGGTGCTGCCCGGAGGCCGGCGGCAGCGACAGCCTGAGGGTGAAGGCGCTGAAGAAGAGCCTGTTCACCCGCCGGTCCTCGCGCTCGCTCAACGAGGAGAACAGCGCCACTGAGTCCAAAGTGGCCAGCATCACTAATTCCCCCCGGGACTGGAGGACTGTGTCATACTCCAGCCACCCcggggaggaagggaaagacaaggacagagagagcaaggacaGACACCGGAAAGCCAAAGAG ACGGACCGCCAGTATGAGATTCAATCAGCTCACCGTTCCTCCAAACCTCCAAAAGACTCCTACCTGGTAGAGCAGGTGTTCAGCCCCCACCACTTCTCCCCCTCGGTCAAGTCCCACAAGGGCAGCCCGCTCTACACAGACCTGAGGCTGACCCACCTGTCGGAGGCCAAGCGCTCTCAGCCCTCCTGGACCATAGAGGAGTACAAGCGCAACTCAGGAGAGAAGGGCAAGCTGGCCGCACTAGACCTGCAG